In the genome of Halapricum salinum, one region contains:
- the thiD gene encoding bifunctional hydroxymethylpyrimidine kinase/phosphomethylpyrimidine kinase, with the protein MPRQDAPVSPPAVLTIAGSDSGGGAGIQADCKTIEAGGAFATSAITSVTAQNTRGVRDSHHLPVDQIEAQIEAVLEDFEVAAVKTGMLATSEVVETIVGYADRLPNLVVDPVMVAASGDRLLESDAESAYEDLIGEATLVTPNADEAAVLTGIDPDNEGEAREAGQRLVEMGAQAALVKGGHVPNPEVTDVLVTDETVDMLRHPRVDTDSTHGSGCTLSSAIATQLAHGDDLHAAVESGVDLLSRAVRYNLDVGDGPGAVHHAVEVRDRAARDGTAEAVEGVVAALVDREVDPIVDEAGLAIVGATPYAEHEHEIAAVEGRVAKTLSGLRPNRGVRFGSSSRTAEMLLDAREPRPDLSFACRCRHGSRVAEALDELEWSVVRLGHDADLARVEDAFDPDTVALVDRRTNSTVLFASEAPTLRERVVTLAETVDPQ; encoded by the coding sequence ATGCCCAGACAGGACGCTCCCGTCTCGCCGCCGGCCGTGTTGACCATCGCCGGCAGCGACTCCGGTGGCGGCGCGGGAATCCAGGCCGACTGCAAGACGATCGAAGCCGGCGGTGCGTTCGCCACCAGCGCCATCACCAGCGTCACCGCCCAGAACACCCGCGGCGTCCGGGATTCGCACCACCTCCCCGTCGACCAGATCGAAGCCCAGATCGAGGCCGTCCTCGAGGACTTCGAGGTCGCGGCGGTCAAGACCGGCATGTTGGCCACCAGCGAGGTGGTCGAGACCATCGTCGGGTACGCCGATCGCCTCCCGAATCTCGTGGTCGACCCCGTGATGGTCGCCGCCTCGGGCGACCGGCTGCTCGAATCAGACGCAGAGAGCGCCTACGAAGACCTCATTGGCGAGGCGACGCTGGTCACGCCCAACGCCGACGAGGCCGCCGTCCTCACGGGAATCGACCCCGACAACGAGGGCGAGGCCCGCGAGGCGGGTCAGCGACTCGTCGAGATGGGTGCACAGGCCGCGCTCGTCAAGGGTGGACACGTCCCGAACCCGGAGGTCACGGACGTGCTCGTCACCGACGAAACCGTCGACATGCTTCGCCACCCCCGCGTCGACACCGACTCGACGCACGGCTCGGGCTGCACCCTTTCGAGTGCGATCGCCACCCAACTCGCCCACGGCGACGACCTCCACGCAGCAGTCGAATCGGGCGTCGACCTCCTCTCGCGTGCAGTGCGGTACAACCTCGACGTCGGCGACGGCCCGGGTGCAGTCCACCACGCAGTCGAGGTACGCGACCGGGCCGCCCGCGACGGCACGGCCGAGGCAGTCGAGGGCGTCGTCGCGGCGCTGGTCGACCGCGAGGTCGATCCGATCGTCGACGAGGCGGGGCTGGCCATCGTCGGCGCGACCCCCTACGCCGAGCACGAGCACGAGATCGCCGCCGTCGAGGGCCGCGTCGCGAAGACGCTCTCGGGACTGCGTCCGAACCGGGGCGTCCGATTCGGATCATCGAGTCGGACGGCAGAGATGCTGCTGGACGCTCGCGAACCCCGGCCGGATCTATCCTTCGCCTGCCGGTGCCGTCACGGTTCGCGGGTCGCCGAGGCGCTCGACGAGCTCGAATGGAGTGTCGTCAGGCTCGGCCACGACGCCGACCTCGCGCGGGTCGAGGACGCCTTCGACCCCGACACCGTGGCGCTGGTCGACCGCCGGACGAACTCAACGGTACTGTTCGCCAGCGAGGCCCCGACCCTTCGCGAACGGGTCGTCACGCTCGCCGAGACAGTCGATCCCCAGTGA
- a CDS encoding metalloprotease family protein, with the protein MGLTRRYLLPLVLAPGVAVHELAHYLACRLLGIRVREVVLFRFGDPVGYVDHDVPRAYWRRIVVTIAPLVVNTAVAVAAFWASARVAVPLALVATYLGVVTLRNSIPSSIDARALFPHSRLGYLHPLFVLTLPLIAILLLANRLRAYGFSVAYTGAVSGVLLLSFHTDALSLTELFAGLI; encoded by the coding sequence ATGGGGCTCACGCGTCGCTATCTGTTGCCGCTGGTACTCGCGCCCGGGGTCGCCGTCCACGAACTCGCACACTATCTGGCCTGTCGCCTGCTCGGCATCCGGGTCCGCGAGGTCGTCCTCTTTCGCTTCGGCGACCCCGTGGGCTACGTCGACCACGACGTCCCGCGGGCCTACTGGCGACGCATCGTCGTCACGATCGCCCCACTCGTGGTCAACACTGCTGTCGCCGTCGCCGCGTTCTGGGCGAGCGCTCGCGTCGCCGTTCCACTTGCACTCGTGGCGACCTACCTCGGCGTCGTCACCCTGCGCAACTCGATCCCGAGTTCGATCGACGCCCGCGCACTCTTTCCGCACTCCCGACTCGGCTACCTCCACCCGCTGTTCGTCCTGACGCTGCCGCTGATCGCGATCCTCCTGCTCGCGAACCGACTGCGAGCCTACGGGTTCTCGGTCGCTTACACCGGTGCAGTCTCGGGTGTGCTACTGCTCTCGTTCCACACCGACGCACTGTCACTGACGGAGCTGTTCGCGGGCCTGATCTGA
- a CDS encoding low molecular weight phosphatase family protein, translating to MSETIRVAFMCVQNAGRSQMSTAFAERERAERGLEDDVEILTGGTHPAEHVHEEVVEIMSELDFDLSDRVPKEISDAELESCDYVATMGCSTLTLDAETDVRDWALDDPDGQDLDAVRAIRDDIEGRVGALFDEIEAELAERSVSS from the coding sequence ATGTCCGAAACGATCCGCGTCGCGTTCATGTGCGTCCAGAACGCCGGTCGCTCGCAGATGTCCACGGCTTTCGCCGAGCGCGAGCGCGCCGAGCGTGGCCTCGAAGACGATGTCGAAATCCTCACTGGCGGGACTCACCCTGCCGAGCACGTCCACGAGGAAGTCGTCGAGATCATGTCCGAGTTGGACTTCGACCTCTCCGATCGCGTCCCGAAAGAGATCAGCGACGCGGAACTGGAGTCCTGTGATTACGTCGCGACGATGGGTTGTTCGACGCTCACGCTCGATGCCGAGACGGACGTCCGCGACTGGGCGCTCGACGACCCGGACGGCCAGGATCTGGACGCCGTTCGGGCGATCCGCGACGACATCGAAGGACGCGTCGGGGCGCTGTTCGACGAGATTGAAGCCGAGCTGGCCGAGCGAAGCGTCTCGTCGTGA